A single Pedobacter sp. PACM 27299 DNA region contains:
- a CDS encoding ABC transporter ATP-binding protein, translated as MIKIENLEKVYKTEEIETTALNGINLHVKEGEFVSIMGPSGCGKSTLLNVMGLLDKPESGSYKFIDTELLKLNDKERSNFRKRNMGFVFQNFNLIDELTVFENIELPLIYNKVAAPERKRLVNEIIERMNIVNRSGHFPQQLSGGQQQRVAVARALVTKPKLVLADEPTGNLDSSHGNEVMELLCELNETGTTIVMVTHSSHDASFSNRIINLKDGHVISEKINKTRTEELI; from the coding sequence ATGATAAAAATTGAAAACCTGGAGAAAGTTTACAAAACTGAAGAAATTGAAACAACCGCTTTGAATGGAATTAACCTTCATGTGAAAGAAGGAGAGTTTGTCTCTATTATGGGACCATCCGGATGCGGTAAATCTACCCTTTTAAATGTGATGGGCTTACTGGATAAACCAGAAAGCGGCAGCTATAAATTTATAGATACGGAACTGCTGAAACTAAACGATAAAGAACGTTCTAATTTCAGAAAACGCAATATGGGATTTGTGTTTCAGAACTTCAACCTAATTGATGAACTGACCGTTTTTGAAAATATTGAACTGCCTTTGATTTACAATAAAGTAGCTGCTCCGGAGCGCAAGCGTCTGGTGAATGAAATCATCGAGAGGATGAATATCGTGAATAGAAGCGGGCACTTTCCTCAGCAGCTTTCCGGTGGACAGCAGCAGCGTGTGGCCGTAGCCAGAGCACTGGTGACTAAACCTAAATTGGTACTTGCGGATGAGCCAACCGGTAACCTGGATAGTTCTCATGGTAATGAAGTAATGGAATTGCTGTGTGAACTTAACGAAACAGGAACTACCATCGTTATGGTGACCCACTCTTCTCATGACGCCAGTTTCTCCAACCGCATCATCAACTTAAAAGATGGTCATGTGATCTCAGAGAAAATTAATAAGACCCGTACCGAAGAATTAATTTAA
- a CDS encoding ABC transporter permease: protein MFRLNLKIAMRNLWKNKGYTLINILGLSIGLAVFCVILLFVNHETSYDRFDQAMDRVYRLGYHKGEKKSDYFSYMDAGLIKSNEPAVEDFTVIESPRNDQEMLVESNQQAFYLNKIIRADANFFKFFPFVLLEGTKHTVFSNTNSIVLSKALTEKLFAGKEAIGQTLKTKDIFNQTTTYTVTGVLDEQKSASHLDMNACVYTAKSDFQKTEGYGVYNIYFRLKPGADLASVDQTVNRLISDKWAKKAGLALAGKSASSDAKVETSTSKDKSLPEGAFLEKSQNIHLYPKMDVGSNLQVINILGFLAIFILVLVGINFTNLLVARSFKRAKEVGIRKVLGAQVPAIMTQFLVEVMVQLFAAFLIGMVLMEFMLPIFNGMLDLSLTFWTNPSISGILAQIGLVLLGTLLFTGAYPAWYLSRFEPAKVLKGDISRSQGGNRLRNGLLVLQFAISVIFLAGMLLVKEQVNFIRKQDPGFNAAQVLAIKAQTTPTAYENYNRLKSRLEAVPGVTLVSKTTFLPGAQLPITLGLNHNGNVVQTKKIAASIGYFDVMNIPILQGRAYTGKFSSDTTDAIVLNEAAVKALGISDPIGKTVSFENNKYDKYTTRKIIGVVKDVNMQGFEVGVAPAFYVPDLMMGGGWQNQILVRLKEGEIQKTMAAVKNVWAEIEPGYPMSYVFVDEQFNLSYGKYIRLSELFSAFTFLSVFITIMGLLALVALMTAQRTKEIGIRKVLGASELNIIMMLNKSFVKLVFIGNILALPVVYILMKSWLDSFAYRMEMPVWPYLLAVLTSILLAMLTVSMQTFKTARKNPVDALKYE from the coding sequence ATGTTCCGACTCAACCTCAAAATCGCTATGCGCAACCTTTGGAAAAACAAAGGATATACGCTGATTAACATTCTTGGTTTAAGTATCGGTTTGGCCGTTTTTTGTGTCATACTGCTATTTGTAAACCATGAAACCAGTTATGATCGTTTTGATCAGGCTATGGACCGCGTATATCGTTTAGGCTACCATAAAGGCGAGAAAAAATCGGATTATTTCTCTTATATGGATGCTGGATTGATTAAATCCAATGAGCCGGCGGTAGAAGATTTTACTGTGATTGAATCGCCAAGGAACGACCAGGAGATGTTGGTAGAAAGTAATCAGCAGGCATTTTACCTGAATAAAATCATTAGAGCAGATGCGAATTTCTTTAAATTCTTTCCATTTGTTTTGCTGGAAGGAACTAAGCATACGGTGTTCTCAAACACCAATAGTATCGTGTTGAGCAAAGCGCTGACTGAAAAATTGTTCGCTGGGAAAGAGGCTATTGGACAAACCCTGAAAACTAAAGATATTTTCAATCAAACCACTACTTATACCGTTACCGGAGTTTTAGACGAACAGAAAAGTGCTTCTCATTTAGATATGAATGCCTGTGTATATACCGCTAAAAGCGATTTTCAGAAAACGGAAGGGTATGGTGTTTACAATATTTATTTCCGTTTGAAACCTGGAGCAGATCTGGCATCGGTAGATCAAACGGTAAACAGGCTAATTTCAGATAAATGGGCTAAGAAAGCAGGACTTGCCCTAGCCGGAAAATCAGCATCAAGTGATGCAAAGGTGGAAACATCTACTTCAAAAGATAAATCCCTTCCTGAAGGGGCTTTTTTAGAGAAGAGTCAGAACATTCACCTTTATCCTAAAATGGATGTGGGCAGCAACCTCCAGGTCATCAATATTCTTGGATTTCTGGCCATATTTATCCTGGTTCTGGTAGGCATTAATTTTACTAATCTATTGGTTGCAAGATCTTTTAAGCGTGCTAAAGAAGTAGGAATTAGAAAAGTATTGGGCGCGCAGGTACCCGCCATTATGACTCAGTTTTTGGTAGAAGTGATGGTCCAGCTATTCGCTGCATTTTTAATTGGAATGGTATTGATGGAATTCATGCTGCCCATCTTTAATGGCATGCTCGATTTGTCTTTAACCTTTTGGACCAACCCCTCCATCTCGGGGATTTTAGCTCAGATTGGCCTGGTTTTACTAGGCACCTTATTGTTTACAGGAGCCTATCCAGCATGGTATCTTTCGCGTTTTGAACCTGCAAAAGTATTAAAAGGAGACATCAGCAGGAGTCAGGGGGGCAACCGTCTGAGGAATGGCCTATTGGTATTACAGTTCGCTATATCTGTGATATTTTTGGCAGGAATGCTATTGGTGAAGGAGCAGGTAAATTTCATCAGGAAACAGGATCCCGGTTTTAATGCAGCACAGGTGCTGGCGATAAAAGCACAGACGACGCCAACAGCTTATGAAAACTATAACCGATTGAAAAGTCGTTTAGAAGCAGTTCCAGGGGTAACGCTTGTTTCTAAAACTACCTTTTTACCCGGCGCTCAGCTCCCGATTACGTTAGGGTTAAACCACAATGGAAATGTAGTACAAACGAAAAAAATTGCCGCATCCATTGGATATTTCGACGTGATGAACATTCCAATCCTGCAGGGCAGAGCCTATACAGGAAAATTTAGCAGCGATACCACGGATGCAATTGTCTTGAATGAGGCAGCGGTGAAAGCTTTAGGTATCAGTGATCCTATTGGTAAGACTGTCAGTTTTGAAAACAATAAATATGATAAATACACGACCAGGAAAATTATTGGCGTGGTAAAAGATGTGAACATGCAAGGCTTCGAAGTGGGAGTGGCTCCAGCCTTTTATGTCCCTGATCTAATGATGGGCGGAGGCTGGCAAAATCAGATTCTCGTTCGCTTAAAGGAGGGAGAGATCCAGAAAACGATGGCTGCGGTAAAAAACGTATGGGCAGAAATAGAACCAGGTTATCCAATGTCTTATGTGTTCGTAGACGAACAATTTAACCTGAGCTATGGAAAGTATATTAGATTGAGTGAACTGTTCAGCGCTTTTACCTTTTTATCGGTCTTCATCACCATCATGGGACTGTTGGCATTGGTGGCTTTGATGACCGCTCAGCGAACCAAAGAAATCGGCATCAGGAAAGTGCTGGGAGCCTCAGAATTGAACATCATCATGATGCTGAATAAGTCATTTGTTAAACTGGTCTTTATTGGCAATATCCTGGCTTTACCAGTGGTATATATCCTGATGAAAAGCTGGTTGGACAGTTTTGCGTATCGCATGGAAATGCCGGTTTGGCCATACTTGCTGGCAGTGCTGACTTCGATATTGCTGGCAATGCTGACGGTGTCCATGCAAACTTTTAAAACAGCCAGGAAAAACCCGGTTGATGCCCTTAAATACGAATAA